From the Montipora capricornis isolate CH-2021 chromosome 2, ASM3666992v2, whole genome shotgun sequence genome, one window contains:
- the LOC138037745 gene encoding adenosine receptor A3-like, whose protein sequence is MRGSSNETSNECFITVPVLFLIGEKHVLLVNIAANVFLMLTASLGNLSILLSFLHVPSLRTTSNYLLFGLALTDLGVGLVVHPLYVSVMYSLYNNTTPHCIINSVYSIATSFFAGVSVLYITVIGTDRYLAITLNLRYHEFVTERKTKITQVVLWSVNGLITLVWLEGFLIYSNVAAAFVGISLVVTFAVYTKLYFVVRRHKSQIQSQIPTQIYDFENVRLRRLQRSAINTLCVFFTYLFCYLPFFVSTAIVNMSSSPKKEVVIVYEYTTTLMLSNSSINPLMYCFRLLEFRNALKTTFKRTFCLHSSHE, encoded by the coding sequence ATGAGGGGATCGTCCAACGAAACCAGTAACGAATGCTTCATCACGGTACCTGTTTTGTTCTTGATCGGAGAAAAACATGTCCTGTTGGTCAATATCGCTGCAAATGTATTTCTCATGTTAACAGCAAGTTTGGGAAACCTTTCCATTCTGCTCAGTTTCCTACACGTTCCATCTTTACGCACAACATCAAATTATTTGTTATTTGGGCTGGCCTTGACTGACCTCGGAGTAGGACTTGTGGTTCATCCTTTGTACGTTTCTGTGATGTACAGTCTCTACAATAACACTACACCACATTGTATCATAAACTCGGTTTATAGCATAGCCACGTCATTCTTTGCCGGTGTTTCCGTTTTATACATCACAGTCATTGGTACAGACAGGTATCTTGCGATTACGTTGAATCTGCGTTACCACGAATTCGTgacagaaagaaaaacgaagattACACAGGTAGTTCTTTGGTCAGTGAATGGTTTAATAACTCTTGTGTGGCTTGAAGGCTTTCTTATTTACTCGAACGTCGCAGCCGCTTTTGTCGGAATTTCCCTCGTAGTGACATTTGCTGTTTATACCAAATTGTACTTTGTTGTGAGACGCCACAAATCTCAAATCCAGAGTCAAATACCAACGCAGATATATGACTTCGAAAACGTTCGCCTAAGGAGGCTACAGAGATCGGCCATTAACACTTTGTGCGTCTTTTTCACCTACCTGTTCTGTTACCTTCCGTTCTTTGTCTCCACTGCAATAGTTAACATGTCATCTTCGCCAAAAAAAGAAGTGGTTATTGTGTACGAATACACCACGACATTAATGCTCTCCAATTCATCTATTAATCCACTGATGTATTGCTTTCGTTTACTTGAGTTCAGAAATGCTCTCAAGACGACTTTCAAAAGAACTTTCTGCTTGCATTCTTCTCATGAGTAA
- the LOC138037746 gene encoding adenosine receptor A3-like: protein MRGSSNETSKECFITLPVLFLIGEKHFLLVNIAANVFLMLTASLGNLSILLSFLHVPSLRTTSNYLLCGLALTDLGVGLVVHPLYVSVMYSLYNSTTPHCIINSVYSIATSFFAGVSVLYITVIGTDRYLAITLNLRYHEFVTERKTKIAQVVMWSVSGLMTLVWLEGFLIYTNVAAVVAAVSLVVTFAVYTKLYFVVRRHKSQIQSQIPTQIYDFENVRLRRLQRSTINTLCVFFTFLFCYLPFFVSTAIVNRSSSSPKKEVVIVLEFTMTLMLSNSSINPLMYCFRLLEFRNALKTTFKRTFCLHSSHE, encoded by the coding sequence ATGAGGGGATCGTCCAACGAAACCAGTAAGGAATGCTTCATCACGTTACCTGTTTTGTTCCTGATCGGTGAAAAACATTTCCTGTTGGTCAATATAGCTGCAAATGTATTTCTCATGTTAACAGCAAGTTTGGGAAACCTTTCTATTCTGCTCAGTTTCCTACACGTTCCATCTTTGCGCACAACATCAAATTATTTGTTATGTGGGCTGGCCTTGACTGACCTCGGAGTAGGACTTGTGGTTCATCCTTTGTACGTCTCTGTGATGTACAGTCTCTACAATAGCACTACACCACATTGTATCATAAACTCGGTTTATAGCATAGCCACGTCATTCTTTGCCGGTGTTTCCGTTTTATACATCACAGTCATTGGTACAGACAGGTATCTTGCGATTACGTTGAACCTCCGTTACCACGAATTCGTAACAGAGAGAAAAACGAAGATTGCACAGGTAGTTATGTGGTCAGTGAGTGGTTTAATGACTCTTGTGTGGCTTGAAGGCTTTCTTATTTACACGAACGTCGCAGCCGTTGTTGCCGCAGTTTCTCTCGTAGTGACATTTGCTGTTTATACCAAATTGTACTTTGTTGTGAGACGCCACAAATCTCAAATCCAGAGTCAAATACCAACGCAGATATATGACTTCGAAAACGTTCGCCTAAGGAGGCTACAGAGATCGACCATTAACACTTTGTGCGTCTTTTTCACCTTCCTGTTCTGTTACCTTCCGTTCTTTGTCTCCACAGCAATAGTTAACAGGTCATCATCTTCGCCAAAAAAAGAAGTGGTTATTGTGCTCGAATTCACCATGACATTAATGCTCTCCAATTCATCTATTAATCCACTGATGTATTGCTTTCGTTTACTTGAATTCAGAAATGCTCTCAAGACGACTTTCAAAAGAACTTTCTGCTTGCATTCTTCTCATGAATAA
- the LOC138038715 gene encoding protein mono-ADP-ribosyltransferase PARP16-like isoform X3, which produces MCGIDGEILICNTIPSFDNLLKGKVQISQEAWEILEWSMDRTFSLKSIDKSKFSEIEQKTGEASYSATEPDFIFEVEYSETNAHNVKFNELSQTRDIWYADHGSRVDNFHSILHHGLHAHLNKPLWPGPSCVAVCEVLDHPDIKCTIKLKDSNERQSRSRARARNSEGGDLPERYYVVTNNQVVRVKYVLVYAKKKPHTRVQARNWLVCRYPLASMMVIYVVILVLIGFSKTRHFQNFYSKYIKES; this is translated from the exons ATCCTAATTTGCAACACAATTCCTTCTTTTGATAACCTGTTGAAAGGAAAAGTACAAATTTCACAAGAGGCATGGGAAATCTTGGAATGGTCTATGGACAGGACATTTTCTCTGAAATCTATTGACAAATCCAAG TTCTCAGAGATTGAACAAAAGACTGGTGAAGCAAGTTACAGTGCGACAGAACCTGATTTTATATTTGAGGTTGAATACAGCGAGACAAATGCCCACAATGTTAAATTTAATGAATTGTCGCAGACTAGGGACATTTGGTATGCCGACCATGGCAGTAGAGTggacaactttcattcaattttaCACCATGGATTACATGCACACTTAAACAAG CCACTTTGGCCAGGGCCAAGTTGTGTAGCAGTGTGTGAGGTGTTGGACCATCCAGATATCAAGTGCACTATAAAATTAAAAGACAGTAATGAAAGGCAGAGCCGCTCAAGAGCTAGAGCAAGGAACAGTGAGGGAGGGGATTTACCTGAGAGATACTATGTTGTGACCAATAACCAAGTTGTCAGGGTAAAGTATGTGTTGGTATATGCTAAGAAGAAACCTCATACTAG AGTACAAGCTCGTAACTGGCTGGTGTGCAGGTATCCACTGGCTTCAATGATGGTGATTTATGTTGTAATTTTGGTTCTTATTggattttcaaaaacaagacaTTTTCAGAACTTTTATAGTAAATATATTAAGGAAAGCTGA